In a genomic window of Kaistia algarum:
- the pal gene encoding peptidoglycan-associated lipoprotein Pal, producing MMRMGSISRSAGIATALVGALLLSACANKPGGPETAGLGAATPGSQQDFVVNVGDRVFFDTDQTDVSAQGKVTLDKQAQWLTRFPRYTVTIEGHADERGTREYNIALGARRATNVKNYLVSRGINPGRIRTISYGKERPVAVCNDISCWSQNRRAVTVLNN from the coding sequence ATGATGAGAATGGGATCGATTTCGCGGAGCGCCGGCATTGCTACGGCGCTTGTTGGCGCCTTGCTGCTCTCTGCTTGCGCCAACAAGCCGGGTGGACCCGAGACCGCCGGCCTCGGCGCCGCTACGCCGGGTAGCCAGCAGGACTTCGTCGTCAATGTCGGCGACCGCGTCTTCTTCGATACCGACCAGACGGACGTCTCGGCCCAGGGCAAAGTCACGCTCGACAAGCAGGCGCAGTGGCTGACGCGCTTCCCGCGCTACACCGTGACGATCGAAGGCCATGCCGACGAGCGCGGCACGCGCGAGTACAACATCGCGCTCGGCGCCCGCCGCGCCACCAACGTCAAGAACTACCTTGTGTCGCGTGGTATCAATCCGGGCCGCATTCGCACGATTTCCTATGGCAAGGAGCGTCCGGTCGCCGTCTGCAACGACATCTCCTGCTGGTCGCAGAACCGCCGCGCCGTCACGGTGCTGAACAACTAG
- the serA gene encoding phosphoglycerate dehydrogenase, translating to MAPRVLISDKLSKTAVQIFKDHGVEVDYQPDLGKDKEKLLEIIGNYDGLAIRSNTKVTEKVIAAAKNLRVIGRAGIGVDNVDIPAATAKGIIVMNTPFGNSITTAEHAIAMMFALARQIPEANASTQAGKWEKNRFMGVEVTAKTLGIIGCGNIGSIVADRAVGLKMRVIAFDPFLSEERALALGVDKVELDELFRRADFITLHTPLIEKTRGIINAAAIAQMKDGVRIINCARGGLVVEADLAEALKSGKVGGAGFDVFVEEPATENVLFGLPNFIATPHLGASTTEAQENVALQVAEQMSDYLTKGAVSNALNMPSITAEEAPRLTPFVKLADLLGSFAGQLTETGIQAIKLEYEGDVAGMNVKALTAAALAAVLRPQLQTVNMVSAPIVARERGIAVEDVRREQQGAYENYIRLTIVTDKQERSVAGTVFADGKPRIIQIKGINMEAEIGPHMLYVTNKDKPGFIGRFASLLGAEGINIATFNLGRKAAGEDAIALVEVDEAISEDVIGRVAALEGVVQAKRLTF from the coding sequence ATGGCACCGCGCGTTCTCATTTCCGACAAGCTTTCCAAGACCGCCGTCCAGATCTTCAAGGATCACGGCGTCGAGGTCGACTATCAGCCCGATCTCGGCAAGGACAAGGAGAAGCTCCTCGAGATCATCGGCAATTACGATGGCCTCGCGATCCGCTCCAATACCAAGGTGACCGAGAAGGTCATCGCTGCCGCCAAGAACCTTCGCGTCATCGGCCGCGCTGGAATCGGCGTCGACAATGTCGACATTCCGGCCGCGACGGCGAAGGGCATCATCGTGATGAACACGCCCTTCGGCAATTCGATCACCACGGCCGAGCATGCCATTGCGATGATGTTCGCGCTCGCCCGTCAGATCCCCGAGGCCAATGCCTCGACCCAGGCCGGCAAGTGGGAGAAGAACCGCTTCATGGGCGTCGAGGTGACGGCCAAGACGCTCGGAATTATCGGCTGCGGCAATATCGGCTCGATCGTCGCCGACCGGGCCGTCGGCCTCAAGATGCGCGTCATCGCCTTCGATCCGTTCCTGTCGGAAGAGCGGGCGCTGGCGCTCGGCGTCGACAAGGTCGAGCTCGACGAACTCTTCCGCCGCGCCGATTTCATCACGCTGCACACGCCGCTGATCGAGAAGACGCGCGGCATCATCAATGCGGCGGCGATCGCCCAGATGAAGGATGGCGTGCGCATCATCAATTGCGCGCGCGGCGGCCTCGTCGTCGAGGCGGATCTCGCCGAGGCGCTGAAATCCGGCAAGGTCGGCGGTGCCGGTTTCGACGTTTTCGTCGAGGAGCCGGCGACCGAGAACGTGCTGTTCGGCCTGCCGAACTTCATTGCGACGCCACATCTCGGCGCTTCCACGACCGAGGCGCAGGAGAATGTCGCGCTGCAGGTCGCCGAGCAGATGTCGGACTATCTGACCAAGGGCGCGGTTTCCAACGCGCTGAACATGCCGTCGATCACGGCCGAAGAGGCGCCGCGGCTGACCCCGTTCGTCAAGCTCGCCGACCTGCTCGGCTCCTTCGCCGGCCAGCTGACGGAAACCGGCATCCAGGCGATCAAGCTCGAATATGAGGGCGATGTCGCCGGCATGAACGTCAAGGCGCTGACCGCCGCGGCGCTCGCCGCCGTGCTGCGTCCGCAGTTGCAGACCGTAAACATGGTCTCGGCCCCAATCGTCGCGCGGGAACGCGGCATCGCGGTCGAGGATGTCCGCCGCGAGCAGCAGGGCGCCTATGAGAACTACATCCGCCTGACGATCGTCACCGACAAGCAGGAGCGCTCGGTCGCCGGCACGGTCTTCGCCGACGGCAAGCCGCGGATCATCCAGATCAAGGGCATCAATATGGAGGCCGAGATCGGCCCGCATATGCTCTACGTCACCAACAAGGACAAGCCGGGCTTCATCGGCCGCTTCGCCAGCCTGCTCGGCGCCGAGGGCATCAACATCGCCACCTTCAATCTCGGACGGAAGGCGGCGGGCGAGGATGCGATCGCGCTGGTCGAAGTCGACGAGGCGATTTCGGAAGATGTCATTGGCCGCGTCGCTGCGTTGGAAGGCGTGGTGCAGGCGAAGCGGCTCACCTTCTGA
- the glmM gene encoding phosphoglucosamine mutase produces MARKFFGTDGIRGKANSFPITPQMALQVGIAAGIAFRNGGHRHRVVIGKDTRLSGYMIEPALTAGFTAAGVDVFLLGPMPTPAVAMLTRSLRADLGVMISASHNPYEDNGIKLFGPDGYKLSDEMEAKIEELIEEDLSGRLAKSADLGRAKRIDGARERYVEFAKRTLPKTLDLSGLRIVIDSANGAAYKVAPEALWELGAEVISIGDSPDGLNINRDVGSTSLEALRRKVHEVRADIGIALDGDADRVILVDECGEIVDGDQLMAVVAASWAEDGKLSKPGIVATIMSNLGLERYLGSLGLSLARTKVGDRYVVEHMRQHGYNVGGEQSGHLILSDFSTTGDGLVSALQILAVVRKTGKPVSEVCRRFEPVPQILKNVRFSSGRPLESASVQSAIADGEARLKGGGRLVIRPSGTEPLIRVMAEGDDHALVESVVDDIVGALKQVAA; encoded by the coding sequence ATGGCGCGCAAGTTCTTCGGAACGGACGGTATCCGCGGCAAGGCGAACAGCTTTCCGATCACCCCGCAGATGGCGCTGCAGGTTGGGATTGCGGCTGGCATTGCTTTCCGCAATGGCGGCCATCGCCACCGCGTGGTCATCGGCAAGGATACGCGTCTCTCCGGTTATATGATCGAGCCGGCGCTGACCGCCGGCTTCACGGCTGCGGGCGTCGACGTCTTCCTGCTCGGTCCGATGCCGACCCCGGCCGTCGCCATGCTGACGCGCTCGCTCCGGGCCGATCTCGGCGTGATGATCTCGGCTTCGCACAATCCTTACGAGGACAACGGCATCAAGCTGTTCGGGCCGGACGGCTACAAGCTCTCCGACGAGATGGAAGCCAAGATCGAGGAGCTGATCGAGGAGGACCTATCGGGTCGCCTTGCCAAATCCGCCGATCTCGGCCGCGCCAAGCGCATTGACGGCGCGCGCGAGCGCTATGTCGAATTCGCCAAGCGCACATTGCCCAAGACGCTGGACCTGTCGGGCCTCCGGATCGTCATCGATTCGGCCAATGGCGCCGCCTATAAGGTGGCGCCGGAAGCGCTCTGGGAACTGGGTGCCGAGGTCATATCGATCGGCGATTCCCCGGACGGCCTCAATATCAACCGCGATGTGGGCTCGACCTCGCTGGAGGCGCTGCGACGCAAGGTGCATGAGGTGCGCGCCGATATCGGCATCGCGCTCGACGGCGACGCCGACCGCGTCATTCTCGTTGACGAATGCGGCGAGATCGTCGATGGCGACCAGCTGATGGCAGTTGTCGCTGCGTCCTGGGCCGAGGACGGCAAGCTCTCGAAGCCCGGCATCGTTGCGACGATCATGTCCAATCTCGGCCTGGAGCGTTATCTCGGCTCGCTCGGCCTGTCGCTCGCCCGTACCAAGGTCGGCGACCGCTACGTCGTCGAACATATGCGCCAGCACGGCTATAATGTCGGCGGCGAGCAGTCGGGCCACCTGATCCTCTCGGATTTTTCGACGACCGGCGACGGCCTCGTTTCGGCGCTGCAGATCCTCGCTGTCGTCCGCAAGACCGGCAAGCCGGTGAGCGAAGTCTGCCGGCGATTCGAGCCGGTGCCGCAGATTCTCAAGAATGTCCGCTTCTCCAGTGGCAGGCCGCTCGAATCGGCAAGCGTCCAGTCGGCGATCGCCGATGGCGAGGCCCGCCTGAAGGGTGGCGGCCGGCTGGTGATCCGCCCCTCGGGCACGGAGCCGCTGATCCGCGTCATGGCCGAAGGCGACGACCATGCTCTGGTCGAATCCGTGGTTGACGACATCGTCGGCGCGTTGAAGCAGGTCGCGGCCTGA
- a CDS encoding phosphoserine transaminase — protein MTDVATPGQKPVNANYSSGPCAKRPGWTLEALKDAALGRSHRAKIGKTKLLEAIELTREVLGVPADYRIGIVPASDTGAVEMALWSLLGARGVDLLAWESFGEGWVTDVVKQLKLADVRTFTADYGALPDLTRVDFDRDVVFTWNGTTSGVRVPDGNWIDADRKGLTICDATSAAFAQDLAWDKLDVVTFSWQKVLGGEGAHGMLILSPRAVERLETYKPAWPLPKIFRMTKGGKLIDGIFVGETINTPSMLAVEDYLDALRWAKSLGGYKGLAARADANLAVLSDWVAKTPWIDFLAESEPTRSNTSVCLVVVDPAVKALDADGQAAFAKALATSLDKAGVAYDIGAYRDAPPGLRIWAGATIEASDLKILTQWLDWAFASQKAGLKKAA, from the coding sequence ATGACTGACGTAGCGACTCCCGGCCAGAAGCCGGTGAATGCGAACTATTCTTCCGGCCCCTGCGCCAAGCGCCCCGGATGGACGCTCGAAGCGCTCAAGGATGCGGCTCTCGGCCGGTCCCATCGGGCCAAAATCGGCAAAACCAAGCTTCTTGAGGCGATCGAGCTGACGCGCGAGGTTCTCGGCGTACCGGCGGATTATCGCATCGGCATCGTTCCCGCTTCCGATACCGGCGCCGTCGAAATGGCGCTCTGGTCGCTGCTTGGCGCCCGCGGCGTCGATCTCCTCGCCTGGGAAAGCTTCGGCGAGGGCTGGGTCACCGACGTCGTCAAGCAGCTCAAGCTCGCCGATGTGCGTACCTTCACCGCGGACTACGGCGCGCTTCCGGATCTGACCCGCGTCGATTTCGACCGCGACGTCGTCTTCACCTGGAATGGCACCACCTCCGGCGTGCGTGTACCGGACGGCAACTGGATCGATGCGGACCGCAAGGGTCTCACGATCTGCGACGCGACCTCCGCCGCTTTCGCGCAGGATCTCGCCTGGGACAAGCTCGATGTCGTGACCTTCTCCTGGCAGAAGGTTCTCGGCGGCGAGGGTGCGCATGGCATGCTGATCCTGTCGCCCCGCGCGGTCGAGCGGCTCGAAACCTACAAGCCGGCCTGGCCGCTGCCCAAGATCTTCCGGATGACCAAGGGCGGCAAGCTGATCGACGGCATCTTCGTCGGCGAGACGATCAACACGCCCTCGATGCTGGCGGTCGAGGATTATCTCGACGCGCTCCGTTGGGCTAAGTCGCTCGGCGGCTACAAGGGCCTCGCTGCCCGCGCCGACGCCAACCTCGCGGTCCTCTCCGATTGGGTCGCCAAGACGCCTTGGATCGACTTCCTGGCGGAGAGCGAGCCGACGCGGTCCAATACCTCGGTCTGCCTGGTCGTCGTCGACCCGGCGGTCAAAGCGCTCGATGCGGATGGACAGGCGGCGTTCGCCAAGGCCCTCGCTACCTCGCTCGACAAGGCTGGTGTCGCCTATGATATCGGCGCCTATCGCGATGCGCCTCCTGGCCTCAGGATCTGGGCCGGCGCGACGATCGAGGCCTCGGATCTGAAGATCCTCACGCAATGGCTCGACTGGGCCTTCGCGTCGCAGAAGGCCGGCCTGAAGAAGGCCGCCTGA
- the ftsH gene encoding ATP-dependent zinc metalloprotease FtsH: MNANFRNFAVWVIIGLLLIALFNLFQNPGPRAAGQDIAYSQFLTDVDTGRVKSVVIAGQQISGSYSDNTPFQTFAPQQDNDLVGRLEAKNVGITAKPPTEGGTSLIGVLISWFPMFLILAVWIFFMRQMQGGAGGKAMGFGKSKAKLLTEAHGRVTFDDVAGVDEAKEDLQEIVEFLRDPQKYQRLGGRIPRGVLLVGPPGTGKTLTARAVAGEANVPFFTISGSDFVEMFVGVGASRVRDMFEQAKKNAPCIIFIDEIDAVGRHRGAGLGGGNDEREQTLNQLLVEMDGFEQNEGVIIIAATNRPDVLDPALLRPGRFDRQITVPNPDVNGREKIIRVHARKVPMAPDVEIKTLARGTPGFSGADLMNLVNEAALLAARRNKRIVTMAEFEDAKDKVMMGAERKSLAMTAEEKRNTAYHEAGHAMIALLLSSTIDPIHKATIIPRGRALGMVMTLPESDRYNWTYEKAISRLVMLFGGREAEILTFGPEKVTTGASGDIQMATSLARSMVMEWGMSERLGRVRYRPNEQEVFLGHSVTQSSNMSDETAKIIDEEVRKLIEHGESEARRLITENRDTFVAIAEALLEYETLTGDEIRGLLEGKTPIRDSGDSSPPSRPSAVPTTRGPRPKGDTGLEPQPQA; this comes from the coding sequence ATGAACGCGAATTTTCGCAACTTTGCAGTCTGGGTCATCATTGGCCTGCTGCTGATTGCCCTCTTCAATCTGTTTCAGAATCCCGGTCCCCGTGCCGCTGGGCAGGACATTGCCTATTCCCAGTTCCTGACCGACGTCGATACCGGACGCGTCAAGAGCGTGGTGATCGCGGGTCAGCAGATCAGCGGTTCCTACAGCGACAACACGCCGTTCCAGACTTTCGCCCCGCAGCAGGACAATGACCTGGTCGGCCGGCTGGAGGCGAAGAATGTCGGCATCACGGCAAAGCCGCCGACCGAGGGCGGTACCTCGCTGATCGGCGTGCTGATCTCCTGGTTCCCGATGTTCCTGATCCTCGCCGTCTGGATCTTCTTCATGCGCCAGATGCAGGGTGGCGCCGGCGGCAAGGCGATGGGCTTCGGCAAGTCGAAGGCCAAGCTGCTGACCGAGGCGCATGGCCGTGTCACCTTCGACGACGTCGCGGGTGTCGACGAGGCCAAGGAGGATCTGCAGGAGATCGTCGAGTTCCTGCGCGATCCGCAGAAGTACCAGCGGCTCGGTGGACGGATTCCCCGCGGCGTGCTGTTGGTCGGCCCGCCCGGTACCGGCAAGACCTTGACGGCCCGTGCTGTCGCCGGTGAAGCCAACGTTCCCTTCTTCACCATTTCCGGTTCAGACTTCGTCGAGATGTTCGTCGGCGTCGGTGCCAGCCGCGTCCGCGACATGTTCGAGCAGGCGAAGAAGAATGCACCCTGCATCATCTTCATCGACGAGATCGACGCCGTCGGACGTCACCGCGGCGCCGGCCTTGGCGGTGGCAATGACGAGCGCGAGCAGACGCTGAACCAGCTGCTCGTCGAGATGGACGGCTTCGAGCAGAATGAGGGCGTCATCATCATCGCGGCCACCAACCGGCCCGACGTGCTCGATCCGGCGCTGCTGCGCCCCGGCCGTTTCGACCGGCAGATCACCGTGCCGAACCCCGACGTCAATGGCCGCGAGAAGATCATTCGTGTCCATGCCCGCAAGGTGCCGATGGCGCCGGATGTCGAGATCAAGACCTTGGCACGCGGTACGCCCGGCTTCTCAGGCGCGGATCTGATGAACCTCGTCAACGAGGCGGCCCTTTTGGCGGCGCGGCGCAACAAGCGCATCGTCACCATGGCCGAGTTCGAGGACGCCAAGGACAAGGTCATGATGGGCGCCGAGCGCAAGTCTCTCGCCATGACGGCGGAAGAGAAGCGCAACACCGCCTATCACGAAGCCGGCCACGCGATGATCGCGCTGCTGCTGTCCTCGACCATCGACCCGATCCACAAGGCGACGATCATCCCGCGCGGCCGCGCGCTTGGCATGGTGATGACGCTGCCGGAATCGGATCGTTATAACTGGACCTATGAGAAGGCGATCTCGCGTCTCGTCATGCTGTTCGGCGGGCGCGAGGCCGAGATCCTGACCTTCGGTCCGGAGAAGGTGACGACCGGCGCTTCGGGCGACATCCAGATGGCGACCAGCCTCGCCCGCTCGATGGTCATGGAGTGGGGCATGTCGGAGCGGCTCGGCCGCGTTCGCTATCGTCCCAACGAGCAGGAGGTCTTTCTCGGCCATTCGGTCACCCAGTCGAGCAACATGTCCGACGAGACCGCCAAGATCATCGACGAGGAAGTTCGCAAGCTGATCGAGCATGGTGAGAGCGAAGCCAGGCGGCTGATAACCGAGAATCGCGACACGTTCGTCGCGATCGCCGAAGCGCTGCTCGAATATGAGACGCTGACCGGCGACGAGATCCGCGGCCTGCTTGAAGGCAAGACCCCGATCCGTGATTCGGGCGACAGCTCACCGCCCTCCCGCCCCTCTGCCGTGCCAACGACGCGGGGACCGCGGCCAAAGGGCGATACCGGCCTCGAGCCGCAGCCCCAGGCCTGA
- the ybgF gene encoding tol-pal system protein YbgF has product MNRRFILPAVVALATGLLASQPLPAEAGLFDMFRRNPDQAAPAPPADLDPGSAGQGGDAMPIQSSSAEAQAALRMDRVEQQMRMLTGQVEELTYQVRQLQDQLRSVQPGGAKRAAPVPAPAPSPRAAAPAAAVDPVGAAIAAQTDVPDPSAPGAPPRPLGQIAVDPTIPQPLDLSAAGSGAATVPPAQTGSSRGDYDAAYELILKGDYDVAETSFQRFLASYPGDPLAPDAQYWIGESLFARQDYRGSADAFLAGYQQYPKSSKAPDMLLKLGLSLNGLGQREAACGTFGEILKKYPKASNALIQRVKAEQASASC; this is encoded by the coding sequence ATGAACAGGCGATTCATCCTTCCCGCGGTTGTCGCTCTGGCGACGGGGCTCCTGGCAAGCCAGCCGCTACCGGCCGAGGCCGGCCTCTTCGACATGTTCCGCCGCAATCCGGATCAGGCAGCGCCGGCGCCTCCCGCCGATCTCGACCCGGGTTCAGCCGGGCAGGGGGGCGATGCGATGCCGATCCAGTCCTCCTCGGCGGAGGCCCAGGCCGCGCTGCGCATGGACCGGGTGGAGCAGCAGATGCGCATGCTCACCGGCCAGGTCGAGGAACTGACCTATCAGGTCCGCCAGTTGCAGGACCAGCTCCGTTCCGTGCAGCCAGGCGGGGCAAAGCGCGCTGCGCCGGTACCTGCACCGGCTCCTTCGCCGAGGGCAGCGGCTCCCGCGGCTGCTGTCGACCCGGTTGGCGCGGCGATCGCCGCGCAAACGGATGTGCCGGACCCGTCGGCCCCCGGCGCGCCGCCGCGTCCTCTCGGGCAGATCGCCGTCGATCCAACCATTCCGCAGCCGCTGGATCTGAGTGCCGCCGGCAGCGGCGCCGCGACGGTTCCGCCAGCGCAGACGGGGAGTTCGCGCGGCGATTACGATGCCGCCTACGAACTCATTCTGAAAGGCGATTACGATGTCGCCGAGACGTCGTTCCAGCGCTTCCTCGCTTCCTACCCCGGCGATCCACTGGCGCCGGACGCGCAATACTGGATCGGCGAAAGCCTGTTCGCGCGCCAGGATTATCGCGGTTCCGCCGATGCGTTCCTTGCCGGTTACCAGCAATATCCCAAGAGCAGCAAGGCACCGGACATGCTGTTGAAGCTCGGCCTTTCTCTGAACGGCCTCGGCCAGCGCGAAGCCGCCTGCGGCACTTTTGGCGAAATCCTGAAGAAATACCCGAAGGCCTCGAATGCCCTGATCCAGCGCGTCAAGGCCGAGCAGGCCAGCGCGAGCTGCTGA
- a CDS encoding patatin-like phospholipase family protein, with amino-acid sequence MLSRRSLLTTAAAMSAASATPLIHGASAAETAAGDAGPDEMAASISAKLFDDDGLARLAPEIPVISDLARGLDRTLVLGGGGEYYVAWYCGFFHGLLDLGVDPASMAEMVVGTSAGAYAGSSLTSGRFAQLRTEFDFFGHFPGLFAKLAPVTAPNASQKRAQEINFAVKDGSPESIRAIGHAALAADNHLNGDGVERLAWLLTGDSRTDWPVAKMYTTANDCYTGERLVVGQVVARKNGIPLAHAAGASSSLPGVIGPTLLGQRFCMDGGISKTWAHTDLVAGSKRALVITLTNGYEGSLLSGIPHDIYKEIAALEATGTKAMLIIAGTPAGVNLLDAGEIEPALKAGYDRAKVEAPKIREFWA; translated from the coding sequence ATGCTGTCGCGCAGATCACTTCTCACCACGGCCGCCGCTATGTCGGCGGCATCGGCGACGCCGCTCATCCACGGCGCCAGCGCCGCCGAAACGGCCGCTGGCGATGCCGGGCCGGACGAGATGGCGGCGTCGATTTCGGCCAAACTGTTCGACGATGACGGCCTGGCGAGACTGGCTCCCGAAATACCAGTGATCTCCGACTTGGCGCGCGGCCTCGACCGGACCTTGGTGCTCGGCGGCGGCGGGGAATATTACGTCGCCTGGTATTGCGGCTTCTTCCACGGACTGCTCGACCTCGGCGTCGATCCGGCATCCATGGCGGAAATGGTCGTTGGCACGTCCGCCGGAGCCTATGCCGGATCATCACTGACCTCGGGCCGCTTCGCGCAGCTTCGAACCGAATTCGACTTCTTCGGCCACTTTCCTGGCCTCTTCGCCAAGCTTGCGCCCGTAACGGCGCCGAATGCCAGCCAGAAGCGGGCCCAGGAGATCAACTTCGCCGTGAAGGACGGCAGCCCGGAATCGATCCGCGCCATCGGCCACGCCGCGCTCGCTGCCGACAACCACTTGAACGGGGACGGCGTCGAGCGGCTCGCCTGGCTGCTCACGGGAGATAGCCGGACCGATTGGCCGGTCGCGAAGATGTATACGACCGCCAACGATTGCTACACGGGCGAAAGGCTGGTGGTCGGTCAGGTTGTTGCACGGAAGAACGGTATTCCCCTGGCGCATGCGGCCGGAGCGAGTTCCTCGCTCCCCGGCGTCATCGGCCCGACTCTGCTCGGTCAACGCTTCTGCATGGACGGCGGCATTTCGAAGACCTGGGCGCATACCGACCTCGTCGCAGGATCGAAGCGCGCCCTCGTGATCACGCTGACCAACGGCTATGAGGGCAGCCTCCTCAGCGGCATCCCGCACGACATCTACAAGGAAATCGCAGCGCTGGAGGCGACCGGGACGAAGGCAATGCTCATCATTGCCGGCACGCCCGCAGGGGTCAATCTGCTGGATGCCGGCGAGATCGAGCCAGCCCTCAAGGCCGGATACGATCGGGCCAAGGTGGAAGCGCCGAAAATCCGGGAATTCTGGGCTTAG
- the tilS gene encoding tRNA lysidine(34) synthetase TilS has protein sequence MIDEATLRRCFAPLEAADHVALAVSGGADSLALTLLAKRWRDRDHPSIRLTVLTVDHGLRPESAEEAETVARVAASLGLSCQILRWHGPHPLADVEAAARAARYRLLIAAAREMGAGHLAVAHHRDDQAETFLLRLARGSGVYGLAGMARLAERDSVRIVRPLLDLSHSDLLAVIRAAGLDAAEDPHNRDERFARARIRALASTLAREGLTAERLAATAGRLRRAAAALDHYTGRLLAAAVDVDPLGAIRLSTDAFRGEPEEVRFRALARILRAAGGAEHVPRLESLVALEAALGDGPVQRTLAGVVVSPEGKAIRFERELGRAGLPDIDVSSGFDGIWDGRFHVAITGTGASARLAALGPSGRTQLNADMRSGSMRALEALPALWSDGVLIAVPTLAIAPPTALGIKIEAKSIVGSRLAEGVEEDES, from the coding sequence GTGATCGACGAGGCGACACTGCGCCGCTGCTTCGCCCCGCTGGAGGCGGCGGATCATGTCGCGCTGGCGGTATCGGGCGGCGCCGATTCGCTGGCGCTGACGCTGCTGGCGAAGCGCTGGCGCGATCGCGATCATCCCTCCATCCGCCTGACCGTGCTCACGGTCGACCACGGCCTCCGCCCCGAGTCGGCCGAGGAGGCGGAGACCGTGGCGCGGGTCGCGGCGTCGCTCGGGCTCTCCTGCCAAATCCTGCGCTGGCACGGGCCGCATCCACTTGCCGACGTCGAAGCCGCGGCGCGCGCTGCACGCTATCGCCTGCTCATCGCGGCGGCGCGGGAAATGGGGGCTGGCCATCTCGCCGTCGCCCACCATCGCGACGATCAAGCTGAGACCTTCCTGCTGCGGCTTGCGCGCGGATCGGGTGTCTATGGTCTCGCCGGCATGGCGCGCTTGGCTGAGCGCGACAGCGTCCGTATCGTCCGGCCGTTGCTCGATTTGTCGCATTCCGATCTCCTGGCGGTCATCCGCGCGGCCGGTCTCGACGCCGCCGAGGATCCGCACAATCGGGACGAGCGCTTTGCGAGGGCGCGCATCCGGGCGCTGGCGTCGACCCTGGCGCGTGAGGGCCTCACGGCGGAACGCCTCGCGGCGACGGCGGGTCGGCTACGCCGAGCGGCCGCGGCGCTGGACCACTACACCGGGCGGCTGCTTGCCGCCGCCGTCGATGTCGACCCGCTCGGCGCGATCCGGCTGAGCACCGATGCGTTTCGGGGTGAGCCTGAGGAAGTGCGGTTCCGCGCCCTGGCCCGTATCCTCCGCGCCGCCGGTGGTGCCGAGCATGTTCCGCGGCTGGAAAGCCTCGTGGCGCTCGAAGCGGCGCTCGGCGACGGCCCCGTTCAGCGCACGCTCGCCGGCGTAGTTGTGAGCCCGGAAGGGAAGGCCATCCGCTTCGAGCGGGAGCTTGGCCGAGCCGGGCTCCCCGACATCGATGTGAGCTCCGGTTTCGACGGCATCTGGGATGGTCGTTTCCACGTGGCGATCACCGGCACGGGGGCATCGGCAAGGCTTGCCGCCCTCGGCCCGTCTGGCCGAACACAGCTGAATGCCGATATGCGGAGCGGGTCCATGCGAGCGCTGGAGGCGCTGCCGGCACTCTGGTCGGACGGCGTTCTGATCGCCGTTCCAACGCTCGCAATCGCGCCGCCGACGGCCCTGGGCATCAAGATCGAGGCCAAATCGATCGTTGGGAGTCGCCTCGCCGAGGGGGTCGAGGAAGATGAATCATGA
- a CDS encoding outer membrane protein, with protein MANVRKFMLAAAFGAAMAASGMASAADLAEQPYIEPQPVMATGGWYLRGDIGYKWYNNPDISFVTPTYSDPWNNTSLDNTGLLGVGVGYQFNNYFRADATIDYEFSAGAYGEGYCGGCGGVGHTIESADISAWTLLANGYIDLGNYAGFTPYVGAGIGTSYLETSNVGYINPNGVTGGWDGAGQWNFAWALMAGASYAISPNTSIDLNYRYLNLGDAVSGYIPAGGGGTIQYDNITANEIRLGLRYKFY; from the coding sequence ATGGCGAATGTAAGAAAGTTCATGCTCGCGGCGGCATTTGGCGCGGCAATGGCCGCGTCGGGTATGGCATCGGCCGCCGATCTTGCGGAGCAGCCCTATATCGAGCCTCAGCCGGTCATGGCGACGGGCGGCTGGTACCTGCGCGGCGATATCGGGTACAAATGGTACAATAACCCCGACATCAGCTTCGTGACGCCAACCTATAGCGACCCGTGGAACAACACGTCGCTCGACAATACCGGCCTGCTCGGCGTCGGCGTCGGCTACCAGTTCAACAACTATTTCCGCGCGGACGCGACCATCGACTATGAATTCAGCGCTGGTGCTTATGGCGAGGGCTATTGCGGCGGCTGCGGCGGTGTCGGACACACCATCGAATCAGCGGATATCTCAGCCTGGACGCTGCTTGCTAACGGCTATATCGACCTTGGCAACTATGCTGGCTTCACGCCCTATGTCGGTGCCGGCATTGGCACGTCCTATCTGGAAACCAGCAATGTCGGCTACATCAATCCCAACGGTGTAACCGGCGGCTGGGATGGGGCAGGGCAGTGGAACTTCGCCTGGGCGCTGATGGCCGGCGCCTCCTATGCGATCTCGCCCAACACCTCGATCGATCTGAACTACCGCTACCTGAACCTCGGCGACGCGGTTTCCGGCTATATTCCGGCGGGTGGCGGCGGTACGATCCAGTACGACAACATCACCGCCAACGAGATCCGTCTGGGCCTGCGCTACAAGTTCTACTGA